The genomic segment TCGCCGCGGTCGACACCGTCAGCCGCGTGCGGGCCGCTTTCGGCCACGAGACGGCGGGCGCGCCATGGACCTCGTGCTTCGCAGAATCACCGGACACACGTCCCCGCGAGGCCGGAACGTCGTGCACCGGCAACGACGGCGCCAGCTTCGGCTTTGGCGCCTGAGCGTTGTTGGGAGCCGCCAATGCCGGCCCTGCCACCAACGTCGAAGCCAGCATCACCAACGACCCGACACCGGCGAACAACGACTGCCTGCCACGCCGCCGCTGCAATTGCCTCCATCTGCGGCCACCCCGCATTTGTTCACTCGTGCTGTCCATCACCGACGCCACCGCGTCCTCCCACACCGGTCACGGCGCCCACCGGCGCCCCCACACTCGATCAGTCATGCTCTGACGTCGGCTCAGTTGCTCACCGACTCATCGAAGTCCGCTTCGTGCGCCTGGTAGTAGATCTCGTTGTCGGACAGCACCCGTTGATACACCCGCACGTTGTCCAGCTGCCCCTGCCAGTACCAGCCGATCTGGCCACCGTGCAGGCCCCGACCGATGTTGAGCGGGCTGGTCGACGCGATCGGGCTGGAGAAGTCAGGATGGTCAGGCTGCAGCACTCCGTTGACATACAACCGAAGCTGGTGGTTGACCGCGTCGTAGACACCCACCAGATGCGTCCACTCCTGCAGCCACGCCTTGTCGTGTGACAACGCCACCGTCGTCACCCCATCGGCCGTGTCGGCATCGCGCATCCCGAACGCCCAGCAGTCGCCGTCGGGAGCCGACCGGTACTGCAGATAGAACGCCGACGACTGGGCGCCATCTTGTGCCAGCACCGTGTGATAGCGAGAGTTGTCGTCCAGATAAACCCACGCCGAGACGCTGAACCCGCCGCCCGCCGAACCACCAGTAGTGTCGATCACCGCGGTGTCGGTGCTCGCATACTGATCCGTGCCATCCAAGGCGATCGCAGAGCCGCCGTCGACATGCCCCGGCACCCAGCCGACCCCGTTGTTCAACGTGGCTGTGTGCCCGGCCGACGACATGTCCCCAGCCGTGGTTCCGGCACCCTCGTCGAAGGTCCAATACCCTGCGTTGCCCGGCGCCGGCTGCACACCGAACTCGTACTCGAAGATCTCCGACACGTTCCCGGCGCTGTCAACGCTTTGCACGTACAGCCGATGCACCCCATCGGTCGCGGGAGTGACACTGACAGACGCCACGTTGTTGGTCGCCGCCACCTCCGTTCCCGGCGGCGTACGATCCAACGACCACCGATACTCCACCACCCCGGTCGCGCCATGGGGACCAAACTCAAACGTCCCCGCCTGGCCGACACCGCCGGACCACACCTCGCTACCGGCCACCAATGCCGGATAATCGGTCGAACTCACCGTCGGTGTAGTCGGGTTGTCGGTGTCGACGGAGAAGTTGAACCAGGAGGACCAGCCGCTGCACCAGCTGTCAGCGTCGCAGGCCCGTGCATGCCACTTGTAGCCCGAGGTCAGGTTGCGGGGGCTGGGTGAGGTCCACTTGATCGAGCTGCCGGACTTGATGTTGGTCAACGTGTTGTAGGTGTACGACGCCTTCGTCGCACCGTCAGCCGTGTACACCTCGATCTGGACGACCTTCAGGTTGCCGCCGTCGGGGTCCGACACCGACGCATACATCGCCGGGTACTTCGACGACACGATCGCCGGCGCCGAACATGCCTTGTAACACGGCGACATCTTCAACCCGGTCGGGGTGTTGGGCTGGCGATCGATGGTCACCGCAAGCTTCGGCTGGGTGCTGTCGCTCATCGAATAGGTTTCACGGGTCTGCACAGTGCTCTCGTCGACCGCGCGCAGTTCGAACGCCAGATGCTTCCAGTCCCCGTCCGCGGCGTGCTGCACCGCGGCGGTGGCATCAAACCCGACCCACGTACCGGCCTTGACGTTGTGCGCCCCGACATAGGTGACGTGGCCCGGCTGGTTGTTCCACGTGGTGGCGGTCGTCGGCGCCGCGGTCGTCCACGACTGCACCTGGTGATAGGTCGGTGTGCTGTTCCACTGGTAGTGCGAATAGGCGCGGAACTCCGCCTTCACCACCTTCGTGTTGGCCAGACTCGCACCGAACTTGAACATGATGTACGAGCGTTGGATGTACTCGCCGCCGTTGGTGGCCAGGTACCGCCCAGCCGGCGCGTCGCTGCGGCCCTTGCTGGACATGTATGCCTGGTCGGCGAACTGGTTGTCCACATATGTCCACGCCGAGATCGACGTCGACACATCCGGATCGACGAACACCGGGAACACGGTGTCGGGATCGGACAACATGCCCGGATCGGGGATCAGCGTCAGCCCGTCTCCCCCATCGTTCAAGGCGGTGTCGACGCGTGCCGTGCGCGCCGAGGCAGGCGCCGCAGCATGCTTGGCCACGTCCGCAACCGGCGCCGAGGGATCCGAGGAGTCCCACATCAGTGCCGACGGTGCACCGAACACCGTCGCGCCGGCTGCGTCGACCGCCGTGAGCACACCCGACTCGGTCATCGACACGCTGACCCCGTCAACAGCCAAACCCATCTGCAGGCTCGCCAGATCCGGGTTATCGGCCGCCTCCCGCGTCTTGACCACCAGCACCTCGGAGAATCCGTCGACCATCGCCGACAACCGCAGATCCACCCCCGGCAGCACGTCGGCGTAGATCGCCGACGAACCATCCAACGTCGGCGCCGGCAGACTGCCGTGCGGCCACTGCAACGACAACGACTTGCCCGCCGAACTGATCGTGGCCATCGGCCCATCGCCGCCCGCCGAAAACCGCAACCCGGCCGAGGTCGACGCGGGAACCACCGCACCGTTGGCATCATGAGTCAGCGACGTATCGACAGCCGCCCACGACCCATCCGAGGCATGCACCCGCGCCGGCCGCGGCGTCGCCTCCTTTGTGATCGTGCCGTCCGGCTCCGCGAACGTCTGCGAGCTCTCCGTGCGCTGCGACACGATCTCGACCCGCTGCTTGGACAGATGCGCCTTGCGCATCGCGCTCACCTGATCAGCCGGAGCCTGCGGCCCCGCATCACCAGCAACCGCACCAGACCGCGCAGCAGGCGGCGCCGCATGCACCCCACCCGGCGCCACAGCCGCAAGCGACACACCAACCGCCAACGCCACCCCCGCGAACAGGGCACGCGGCCACGACACACCAGCCACCGGACCTCCCAGCCAGACGCCAGGAGATACGCAACTCCCGGCCAGCGGCACCGGAAGCTACCGGAAAACCACACCCACAGGGAAGACACCTTACAGAAATCGCAGAGCAAACCCACGGCAAAACGGACACAACCGGCGACGGCAGCCACACTCAGTGATCCAATTTCAAGCGTTACATATAGCAATAATCACAGTTTCGCCCGTGCCAGCTCTCGATCTTGGGGGCTCGGATCAGGACGGGAGGCGGGCGGTGCGGTACGGGGAGAGGGTCATGGCGAGGGCGGCGGCGACGTAGACGGCGGCGGCCACGGCGAAGGCGGGGCGGTAGCCGAGGTGGTCGCCGAGGACGCCGCCGAGCGGGGCGCCGACGGTGCGCAGCCCCCAGTTCGTCGAGCGGATCGTGGCATTCATCCTGCCCTGCAACGCATCCGGCGTGACGGTCTGCCGGTAGGCCGACTCCATCGGCCCGTCGATGCCCATGCCGAGCCCGAACAGCGCCTGGCCGGCCACCGCGACGACCCAACCCAGCGCGCCGGTCGGCGGGACGAGCGCCACCAGGCCGAACGCGACCGGGGACACCCAGCGGCCGACGACCACGGTGCCGCCGGCGCCGATCCGGCCGCCCAGCCGTACCCCGAGGGTGTTGCCGACGACGCCGCCGACCCCGGCCGCGGCGAGGGTGATGCCGAGCCCGACGGAGCCGAGCCCGGCCTGCCGCAACACGTACGGCGCCCACAGCGTGCTCGCCATCGCGGTCGCGACGAACCAGACGTGGGTGCCGAGCGCGTACGGGGCGAGGGTGCGGTGCCGGTAGACGAACGACAGCCCCTCGGCGAGTTCGGTACGGATCCGCCGGCGCCGGGCTCGGTCCGGCGCCGGTTCGGGCGTCCGTACGCTCGCCACCAGCGCCCCGGACACCAGGTAGGACGCGGCGTCGACCAGCACCGCGAGCGGCGCGCCGATGATGCGTACCAGCCCGCCGGCGAGCGCCGGGCCGACGGTCTGCGCGGCGATCCCGCTGCGCTCCAGCGCCGCGTTGGCGCGGGTCAGGTCGGCGGCCGGCACCAGCCGCGGCAGGTACGCCTGGTTGGCGGCGGTGCCGAGCAACGACAGCGCGCCGAACGGCAGCAGGAACACCACCACGACCCAGACCCGCAGCAGGCCGAGCGCGGCGAGGATCGGGATGGCGAGCAGCAGCAGGCCCCGGCCGATCTCGGTGGCGGCGATCAGCCCGCGCCGCCGGTGCCGGTCGATGAAGACCCCGGCGAGCAGTCCGAACAGCAGGTACGGCAGCCACTGTGCGGCGCCGACCACGCCCAGCTCGGTGGCCGACGCGGACAGCGTCACGACCAGCAGCACCGAAAGCGCGAGTCCGGTGACGTACGAGCCGAAGCCGGAGACGGTCGCCGCCGCCCAGACCCGCCCGAACCCGCCGCCCACTCCCCCATGATCCCGGCCCGGAAGTCCCGCGCTCCGCGAGGGCCCCGGTCGACACCGACAGCCGAGGGACCACGATGCCGAGGGATCGGGGCCGGCGCCAGCGACAGCGGCCGCCGGCCACGGCGATCCGGCGGCATGACGGCTCCGCAGTCGACGGTGCGGCCCAGCGGTCGGCGATGCGACGGCTCAGCGGTACCGGGTGGGCCAGGCGACGTGGTCGAGGGCGAGGAACGGGGACGCCGCGACCTCGGTCGGGGTGGCGCCGGCGAACGAGGCCACGTCCCGGTGCAGGTGCGACTGGTCGACGTAGCCGCAGTCGATCGCGGCCGACGCGGCGGGATGGCCCGCGGCGAGGCGGTGCACCGCGCGGTCGAACCGGATCAGCTGCCCGGCCCGCTTCGGGGTGATGCCGACCTGCGCACCGAACCGGGACCACAGCCGGGTACGGCTCCAGCCGACCTCGGCGGCGAGCCGGTCGACCCGTACCCGGCCGCCGGTGGCGGTCAGCCGGCGCCAGCAGTGCGCGACCTCGGGTTCGACGGTACGCACCGCGTCGCGGTGCCGGCGCTCCAGCGCGGCGGCGACGATCGCGAACCGGTCCGGCCACGTGCCCGCGGCCCGCAACCGTTCCTGGATGCGTACCGCCTCGCGGCCCCACAGGTCGTCCAGGGCGACGACCGCGCCACGCAGGTCGGCGGCGGCGCCGAGCAGCGGGTACCCCAGCAGCGGGGAGAGCCGCAGCTGGAGGCACTCGGAGCGGCCGGCGAGGCCCCGGCCGCGGGCCCGGACGGGTGCGAGCCCGGCCACGACGCGCTCGCGCTGCCGGGCGCCACCGGCGTCCTCGACCACGAACGGCCGCTCGCCGAGGTCGAACAGTAGGGTCAGCGCCGGGTGCGGCACCAGCGCGATGTCGCCGTACTCGTTCGCCTCGTCGCCGTAGCCGGCCATCGCGACGCCGGGCCGGGCGTAGGTGGCGATGCGCCACCGCGGTGCCCGGGCCGTGCGTCGCAGGTGTCCACCCATCCGCATCTCCGTGCTTCCTCGCCGGGGCAGGGGCCGGGGCACGGCACCGGCATCTCCCCGACCCGCCCGGACCGACCCGACCGGACCGGACCGACCCGCCCGGACCGACCCGCCCGGACCGACCGGACCGGACCGACCGGACCGACCGGTCCGACCCGAACCGGCCTGGCCCTGCCCGAAACGGCCCGCCAGGAACCGGCCGCCACGGTCAGTATCACCCCGACCACGTGTCCCGCAGCTCGCCGTCGGGGTCGGCGGCCACCGTGATGCCCGCGCCGATCAGTGCGGTGTCGCGGCCGGCCTGGTCGTAGCGGGGCCAGCCCGGGTCGCCGGCGGCGACGAACCGGACCCAGGCGCCGTGCACCGTCTGCGCCACGGCGGGCGACGGGTCGGCGCCGATCAGCGGCCGGGTCGACTCGTCGTCCAGCAGGTCGAACACGTACGGCAGCTCCACCGCGTGCGCGGCACCGAGCCGGCCGCCGAAGCTCGACGACGCATGGTCGAAGCGGTACAGCCAGTTGCCGGTGGCGCCGCCGGCCAGCCGGGCCTCGACGCCCCGGGTGATCGGCAGCCGCAGCGACCGGTCGGTGGTCACCGCGGCCAGCAGCTCGCCGCTGCTCGCCCCGGGCCGGGCCGACCGGTAGCGCTGGACCGTACCGTCGGGTCCGCCGAGCGCGGCCACTACGCCGGCCAGCATCGTCTCGTCGACCGCGTCGATCAGGCCGGTGGGTACCAGCCCGATCCGGGTGTCGTCCCGGTTCCAGCCGGTGAGCAGCCGCACGCCGCGACCGGCCCCGCCGCGTACCGCGTCGAACGGGTGCGCGGGCAGCGTGTCACCGTCGATCACCGGGGCGAACGGC from the Actinocatenispora thailandica genome contains:
- a CDS encoding LamG-like jellyroll fold domain-containing protein gives rise to the protein MAGVSWPRALFAGVALAVGVSLAAVAPGGVHAAPPAARSGAVAGDAGPQAPADQVSAMRKAHLSKQRVEIVSQRTESSQTFAEPDGTITKEATPRPARVHASDGSWAAVDTSLTHDANGAVVPASTSAGLRFSAGGDGPMATISSAGKSLSLQWPHGSLPAPTLDGSSAIYADVLPGVDLRLSAMVDGFSEVLVVKTREAADNPDLASLQMGLAVDGVSVSMTESGVLTAVDAAGATVFGAPSALMWDSSDPSAPVADVAKHAAAPASARTARVDTALNDGGDGLTLIPDPGMLSDPDTVFPVFVDPDVSTSISAWTYVDNQFADQAYMSSKGRSDAPAGRYLATNGGEYIQRSYIMFKFGASLANTKVVKAEFRAYSHYQWNSTPTYHQVQSWTTAAPTTATTWNNQPGHVTYVGAHNVKAGTWVGFDATAAVQHAADGDWKHLAFELRAVDESTVQTRETYSMSDSTQPKLAVTIDRQPNTPTGLKMSPCYKACSAPAIVSSKYPAMYASVSDPDGGNLKVVQIEVYTADGATKASYTYNTLTNIKSGSSIKWTSPSPRNLTSGYKWHARACDADSWCSGWSSWFNFSVDTDNPTTPTVSSTDYPALVAGSEVWSGGVGQAGTFEFGPHGATGVVEYRWSLDRTPPGTEVAATNNVASVSVTPATDGVHRLYVQSVDSAGNVSEIFEYEFGVQPAPGNAGYWTFDEGAGTTAGDMSSAGHTATLNNGVGWVPGHVDGGSAIALDGTDQYASTDTAVIDTTGGSAGGGFSVSAWVYLDDNSRYHTVLAQDGAQSSAFYLQYRSAPDGDCWAFGMRDADTADGVTTVALSHDKAWLQEWTHLVGVYDAVNHQLRLYVNGVLQPDHPDFSSPIASTSPLNIGRGLHGGQIGWYWQGQLDNVRVYQRVLSDNEIYYQAHEADFDESVSN
- a CDS encoding MFS transporter; amino-acid sequence: MGGGFGRVWAAATVSGFGSYVTGLALSVLLVVTLSASATELGVVGAAQWLPYLLFGLLAGVFIDRHRRRGLIAATEIGRGLLLLAIPILAALGLLRVWVVVVFLLPFGALSLLGTAANQAYLPRLVPAADLTRANAALERSGIAAQTVGPALAGGLVRIIGAPLAVLVDAASYLVSGALVASVRTPEPAPDRARRRRIRTELAEGLSFVYRHRTLAPYALGTHVWFVATAMASTLWAPYVLRQAGLGSVGLGITLAAAGVGGVVGNTLGVRLGGRIGAGGTVVVGRWVSPVAFGLVALVPPTGALGWVVAVAGQALFGLGMGIDGPMESAYRQTVTPDALQGRMNATIRSTNWGLRTVGAPLGGVLGDHLGYRPAFAVAAAVYVAAALAMTLSPYRTARLPS
- a CDS encoding AraC family transcriptional regulator — translated: MGGHLRRTARAPRWRIATYARPGVAMAGYGDEANEYGDIALVPHPALTLLFDLGERPFVVEDAGGARQRERVVAGLAPVRARGRGLAGRSECLQLRLSPLLGYPLLGAAADLRGAVVALDDLWGREAVRIQERLRAAGTWPDRFAIVAAALERRHRDAVRTVEPEVAHCWRRLTATGGRVRVDRLAAEVGWSRTRLWSRFGAQVGITPKRAGQLIRFDRAVHRLAAGHPAASAAIDCGYVDQSHLHRDVASFAGATPTEVAASPFLALDHVAWPTRYR